The sequence GCGCTCACCGAGGGAGCCACCCCGGACGCCATCACCAACGCGACCGAGGGAACGGCGAACAAGCTGCTGAAGGTCGTCGAGTAGTCACCTGCCCGACCGGCAGCCGGGCGGTGGCGCGCACGAGCCACCGCCCGGCACCCGCACGTACCGCGGCCGCCGCGCCCTCCCCCACGGGGCGCGGCGGCCGCGCGGCATGGAAAGATCGTCCTATGGTGTGCCCATGACCTTGAAGTATGCGGCGCTGCTGCGCGGGATCAATGTGAGCGGCCACAAGAAGGTCCCGATGGCCGAACTGCGCACCGTGCTCGGCGAGCTGGGGCACGGGGACATCGCCACCTACCTGCAGAGCGGCAACGCCGTCTTCAGCAGCGACAACGACGACGAGGAAGCGCTCGCCGCAGCCCTGGAACAGGCCATCGAGCGGCGCTTCGGCTTCAGCGTCGGCTGCCTGGTCCGCAGCGGCTCCTATCTCGGAGCCGTCGCCGACGCCTGCCCTTTCCCGGCCGCCGAGCTGGCCGGCAGGCAACTGCACGTCACCTACTTCGGGCAGCCCGTGGACGCCGCGCGCTTCGCCCCGGTGGACGCGGAGAAATTCCTCCCCGAGGAGTTCCGGCTCGGCGACCGTGCGCTCTACCTGTACGCTCCCGACGGACTCGGCCGCTCCAGACTGGCCGCCGCTCTGTCCAGGCCCGCGCTGAACAAGGGCCTCACCGCCACCAGTCGTAACTGGAACACCGTCGCGAAACTCGTGGAGATGACACGTGTCTGAGCCGTCGCCCGCCGTGGCCGCAGCCATCGAAGGCGAGCTTCGCCTCCTGGACCCGGTGGTACGGGCCTCCGAGGATCTCCTGGCCGCCCTGCTGCACCCCGAGTTCCGGGAGATCGGCACCAGCGGCCGCCTCTGGAACCGGGAAACGATCATCGCCGCGCTCACCGCGGACGACGCCCCGAGCCCCGGACCGCTCACCGCGTCCCGGATGCGGGGGGTCCAGCTCTCCACCGACCTGGTGCATCTCACCTTCGACACGGAGTCCAAGGGCCTGCGCTCCCACCGCAGTTCGCTGTGGCGGCTGACCGAGGCGGGCTGGCTGCTCTACTTCCACCAGGCCACCCCGTTCATCGACGACCCGTTCGCCGAGTTCTGAGCCCTCAGCCGCGACCGACGCGCTGCGCCCGTGCGGTCCACCGGCCGTCCGAGCGGGCGATCCGCACGGGGTGTCCGAAGCAGCCGCTCACCTGATCCGTGGTCAGCACATCGTCGGCCGGTCCCGAGGCAAGGCACCGCCCACCGCGCAGCAGCATCGCGTGCGTGGTCGAGGCGGGAAGCTCCTCCAGATGATGGGTGACCAGCACCGTCGCCAGCTCCGGATGCTCCTCGCGCAGCGTGTCCAGGCTGTCCAGCAGCTGCTCACGGGCGGCGAGGTCGAGACCGGTCGCCGGCTCGTCGAGGAGCAGCAGCCGGGGCCGCGGCATCAGGGCGCGGG is a genomic window of Streptomyces sp. NBC_01237 containing:
- a CDS encoding nuclear transport factor 2 family protein, which gives rise to MSEPSPAVAAAIEGELRLLDPVVRASEDLLAALLHPEFREIGTSGRLWNRETIIAALTADDAPSPGPLTASRMRGVQLSTDLVHLTFDTESKGLRSHRSSLWRLTEAGWLLYFHQATPFIDDPFAEF
- a CDS encoding DUF1697 domain-containing protein, whose amino-acid sequence is MTLKYAALLRGINVSGHKKVPMAELRTVLGELGHGDIATYLQSGNAVFSSDNDDEEALAAALEQAIERRFGFSVGCLVRSGSYLGAVADACPFPAAELAGRQLHVTYFGQPVDAARFAPVDAEKFLPEEFRLGDRALYLYAPDGLGRSRLAAALSRPALNKGLTATSRNWNTVAKLVEMTRV